CTAAGAGTTTAACATTATATCTTTTAGATAAATTAGATAAAGATAACAACATTTTATCGTTATAGCTACTACTATAAATCACTAAATATTTTATTTTTAGGTGACTCATAATATATTCTACTTCACCAATATGATCATTATGAGGATGGGTTAATATCAAATATTCTAATTTATTAATTCCTCTTTCATTTAAAGTAGGTAAAATATGATATTTGGAAATCGAAAAGTTATTCTGAGCATTATCAGTTATCACTTTACCTCCAGTATCAATTAACACATTTTGATTATTTCCCGCTTCATATAAAATACTATCTCCTTGTCCTACATTTAACATCGTTATTCTATGATGTTGATTTGTTGGAAATGCGAATAATAACAAAAATAAAACTATAGTATAGATGAAAGTTAATTTGAATTTCCTATTAGCTATTAACCACAAAATATAAAAAATGCAGATTATTAGTACAACAAGTGTCCACGTATTTATTTGAGGAATTAAAAAATTCGTATGATTTATTTTAGAAAATAAATATAATAACCAATTGTGAAAATCGAAGCTAAGATTAATTAAATAATTCAAGGGAGTTAATTCAATAGTAAAATGGCTGACGATAAAGAAGATAATCGATAGAGGAAATAATATCATTGAATAGTATGGAACAAAAATAAGATTTGTTACAAATCCTATCCATTATAATTGATGGAAGTAAGGTATCGATATTATAAAAGAAGCTAATTGTGCAACAAAAGTAATGACCAATAATGACTGTATTTTCGATAATCTCTGTATAAAAGGTAATAATAAAATGATACAAAATGAAATAATAAATGAAAATTGAAATCCAATATCGAAAATTATTTGAGGATTCGAAATAAACATAATAGTAAAAGCTGTTGATAATAAATTTATACCATTAAATCTAATTTGACTAGGTATTATTAAAATAATACATGTCATAATAATAGCTCTAACTGCACTCGGTGCGTAATTTGTATACTCTGCAAACAAAACCAGTATAAAAACAGTAAAAGTTTTAATGACTATTATGGGTATGTTTAGACGGATTAATGGTTGATAAATTAAAAAGACGATTGCAGCAATATGCGAACCACTAACCGCAAGTAAATGATATATACCTAAATTTTTAACTTGATCTAAATATTTCTCACTGATTAGTTTTGAATCACCAGTAATCAAAGCAATCACTTGATTCGGATAATTTATGTTTGAATTGTGTATTCGATTTATAATAAATCGCTTGTGGTTTTCTATCAAATTATTATTATCCACTTTATAACAACTTTGCTTATTTATATTAAGTAGTTTAATAGAAATATATTTATTGTCGTTAATTTGAAATTTCCCTTTTACAATACAATTATAGTTTTCAATATTAGATACAACTTCGGTCTTATTGCCTGATAAATAGAACGGGTATGTCTCATTATTTAACTTTAACAACCCTTTGAAACTATTATGGCTTTGTCGCTCAATAGTTGTGATAACGACGCGCATGTTAATTTGTGGATTCGATTCGATAGATTTCAAATGATTTGATAAATGAAGCTGAGAAATATTTAAATACCATGAGGAGATAATAATTAGTAAGAGGTAAGCAGGAGCAAATGTAATTTTATTTTTTCGAAAAACAATTAATAATAATAAAATAAAAAGGAATATAGAGAGCACTTTGTTGGTTGTCCAAAGCACTCCTACTATTATTGATAAAGCAATATAAAACAATGAATTAACCTTTAGTCAAATATTTAGCAACATATTCTGGTGAAAATGGAATCTTTTTGAATTCGATACCAGATTGTTTTAATAATTTAGTTGCATATTCATGATTATGATAATCTTCAGCATAATATATGCGTTTAATTCCTGCTTGAATTATCGACTTTGTACAATTTAAGCATGGAAAATGCGTAACATAAATGGTAGCACCTTCTGTTGACACACCTTGTTTAGCACACTGTAATAAAGCATTCATTTCAGCATGTATCGTTCTAATACAATGCCCATCTTCAATTAAACACCCTTCATCAATACAATGTACTTCACCGGCTACAGAGCCATTATATCCACCAGCTATAATACGATTATCTTTAACTATTGTTGCGCCTACAGATAATCTTTGACAAGTTGATCGCAATGCCAACAAATGACTTTGTGCCATAAAATATTCTTCCCACTTGATTCTTTCCAAGATGTTCACCTTCCATACTTAAAATTTAGTTACTTTTTCTATTAATATAAGATTAATCACTAAAAATAAAATTTGCAATCAAAATAATCTATTATATTGTAAAGTATGATTTCAGTTTTTCGAAAGTCTTACTGCCGAAACCTTTTACTTTCTTCAACTCTTCAATATCTTGAAATGCACCTTGCTGATTACGATGCTCTATAATAGAGTTCGCTTTAGTTTGACCCACACCTGGCACTGACATTAACTCTGAAGCGGAGGCTGTATTTAAATTCACTTTGACATTGGTATTTGATTGATTAACTTGTGATTTATTTGTTCCAAGCTGTGATTCAATATTTTTTTGACCTTTGCGTGGAATATAAATCATTTTTTGATCTGTTAATTTTTCGGATAAATTAATTTGACTTACATCTGCATCTTCTAACAACTCTGCTTTATTTAGTAAATCAATCACTCTATCCGTAGGTGACATTTTATAAACATTCGGATGTTTAATAGCACCCTTTACATCTACATATATAGGACCTTTATTTTTAATGAGTTTGTCACTATCTTTATTTTGATCTTCAACTAATTTAGTGTTGTTATTATAAGTATTAAGCTGTTTAAATGATGCATCATTATTATTAACTTTATTATTTTGTAACTGATGATCTTGTCGCCAGAAAATAAATCCTGCTAATAAAATAAATGACACTATAGCACTTATAATGTAGACCTTCCATTGATTAAAAAAATCTTTATATCGTAATAAAAATTGATACAACAAAACCACTCCTCAACTTTATACACGGCTGAGCAAGTGGTTTTACTTTTATTTTTTGACAATAAAAAATAATCTATCTGCATGTTCATTATGTTCATTTTCATCAAAGTCTGTAAAAGTTTTAATATGATTGAATCCAATTTCTGTCAACCATTTTAAATAAGTTGCTTCTTCGAATGTCCTTTGGAAATGTGACTCGTCAAATCTAGAATATGTTTGGTCTTCATTTCGTATGAAAAATGACATATCGTGATACACACTTAAAGGTAAATCACCTTGTATCGCATCCCATGCCAGAAAGATTCCGTCCCTATTATCAATATAACTTTGATTATTAAACAATGTCATCATTTTGTGTACTGTATGTACATCAAACATAAATACTCCAGAATCATTCAAATGATTATATACATTTTTAAATGTCTCAATTACAGCATTCTCATCTTGCAAATAGTTTAGAGAGTCACAAAAAATTGTGATAACATCAAATTTTTGTTGCAAATCAAAAGAAGTCATGTCTCCTTCAATCCAATTAACACTTGTTGATTTTTGAGACGCAACAGTTAACATATCTATGCTTAAATCCATGCCCGTCACTTGACCTAAATTTACTAATTGAACAGTCAAACTCCCTGTTCCACAACCAATGTCCAAAATATTTGATCCATTCTCGCAATTATTTGCAACAAGTTCATACCATTTCTCATAAGGTTGATCTTGTGTTAATTGATCATACACTAAACTCATTTCTGCATATTGTGACATAATTAATACGCAACCTGACCATAAGATTCTAATGGTGCATCTTGATATAATTTTTCAATATTATAATAATTTCTTTCATCTTTATGGAAAACATGAACTACTACATCCGCTAAATCAATTAAAATCCAGCGTGCTTCATTGTAACCTTCCATACGTTTTACTGCAACATTTTGTTCGTTAGCCGCTTCTTTAACAGCTCGAGCAATTGCTTGAACTTGGCGCTCATTATTTCCATGGGTTACAACAAAATAATCTGTCATATCACTAATGTTTTTCATCTCTAATGAAATAATATCTTCGCCTTTTTTATTGTCAACTGCATTCACTGCAATTGTTAATAATTCTTGTGAATTCATTTAATCATCCTTTATTCTTTCGTCGCTATAATTGTAATAATTTAAACAATCAATTGTCTTATTATATACTGTAATGTCTTTTTGAATTAAAAATAATACTGTTCGTTTAGAAATTTCATAAATTGTTTTATCTAAACTACCTTGATTGTATGCCATATCTCGGATATCCTCAACTCCTGGTATTGTTCTTCCAGGTTCGATATAATCGGCAATAAAAATCAATTTTTCAGTTTTTGTCATTTGTTGACGACCTGTAGTATGATACTTAATTGCCATCAAAACTTCCTCATCATGAATACCATATTCATGCTCCATAATCGCTGCACATACCGGGCCATGCAAGATTTCACTACCATAACTTAGTAAATCATTGCCTAATTCATATTGTCTAACAATTTGATACATTTTTCCTAAGTCATCATACTTACATAAATCATGTAAGACACCTGCTAATTCTGCTTTATTAGCATCTCCATCATAAATATCAGCAAGTTTAACTGCTGTTTCTGCCACTCTTAAAGAATGATTGAAGCGTTTTTCGGGCAATTTTTCTTTGGCAAGCCGTTTAGCTTTTTCAATGTTCATATAATCCTTCCCCCTTAATATAATTTTCAACGGATTTAGGAACAAGAACTTGGATGGATTTTTTTGCTTTAACTCTTTGTCTTATCATTGTAGAACTTATATCTACCCTTGGAATCTGAACGGCAATCATATTGCTATCAACATTTTGAACATTTTTACCTCTATTTACAACTATAAAAGTCACAATTTCTTTCAGGATTTCAATTTGATACCATTTTTCCAACTGATCATATTGATCCGTCCCAATTACAAAATATAACTTACTTTCCTTGTGTAAATCTTTAAATGCCTTTATTGTGTCATAAGTATAGCTTTGACCGCCTCGTTCAATTTCTAAGTCACATATTTTCCCAAAACCAAGTTCATCAATCACTAACTGTATCATCGTTAATCTATGATGGACATCAAGAAAATCATGGTGTTGTTTTAACGGTGACATAAAACTAGGTAAAAAATAAAATTCATCTGGCTTTAGTTCATGAAAAACTTCACTAGCTACTATCATATGTGCAGTATGAATTGGATTAAATTGCCCACCGTAAAGTACAATTTTCTTCATTGCTATGGTAATTCAATCTCTTTATTTTCTTTAGATTCTCTATAAATAACAATCATTGAACCAATTACTTGCACTAATTCACTATGTGTAGCTTCACTTAATGTTTGCGCTAATTCTTTTTTATCATCAAAATTATTTTGTAAAACATGAACTTTAATTAGTTCTCTATTTTCCAAAGTATCATCAATTTGTTGAATCATATTTTCATTGATACCGCCTTTTCCAATTTGAAAAATAGGATCAATATTATGTGCTAAACTTCTTAAATATCGTTTTTGTTTGCCTGTAAGCATAGTGTTATTCTCCTTTTAATTTTTCTAAAACTGCTAATTTCATACAGTTAATATCAGCTTCTTTACCTGTCCATATTTTAAAACTTTCAGCACCTTGATAAACAAACATGTCTAATCCATTATAAATAGAATTTCCTTTTTGTTCTGCTTTTACTAAGATTGGTGTTTTATAAGGTATATAAACGATATCACTTACTAATGAATTCTGAGAAAGATGCTTCAATTCGATAATACTTTCATTATTTTCTGCCATACCTGCTGGGGTAGTATTAATCACAATATCAAATTCGTCTAAATGCATTTCAGCATCGTTTAAAGTAATTTGATTCACATCTAAATTCCAAGATTCAAAACGAGACATTGTTCTATTCGCGACTGTCAATTTATGCTTTACAATTTTAGATAATTCATAAGCGATGCCTTTACTTGCACCACCTGCACCCAAAATTAAAATATACGCATTCTCTAAGTCTGGATAAACTTGGTATAAACCTTTAACATAACCAATACCATCTGTATTATACCCTATCCACTTACCTTCTTTTATCAAAACAGTATTTACAGCACCTGCATTAATTGCTTGTTCATCAATACTATCTAGATATGGCATGATACGTTCTTTATGTGGAATTGTAACATTGAAGCCATTTAATTCTTTTTTAGAAATAATTTCTTTAATTAAATGAAAATCCTCAATAGGAATATTTAGAGCATCATAAGTATAGTCTAACCCTAAAGTCTTAAAGTTTGCATTATGCATCGACGGTGATAAGGAATGCTCAATTGGACTACCGATAACTGCAAATTTCATTATTAAATCACCTTACAAAATAGAATTTCTTAATACTACATCGACATTTTTAGGAACACGAACAATAACTTTTGCTCCCGGTCCAATAGTTATAAATCCAAGACCAGAAATCATCACATCTCGCTTTTCTTTACCAGTTTCAAGTCTAACAGCTTTAACTTCATTAAGGTCAAAATTTTGAGGATTACTTGGTGGCGTTAATAATTCACCTAATTGATTACGCCATAAATCATTTGCTTTTTCTGTTTTCGTTCGATGTATATTCAATTCATTTGAAAAGAAACAAACTAATGGGCGCTTGCCACCTGATACATAATCAATTCTCGCTAATCCACCAAAGAATAATGTTTGTTCTTCATTTAACTGATAAACACGTTGCTTGATTTCTTTTTTAGGCATAATAATTTTCAATTCTTTTTCACTCACTAAATGAGTCATTTGATGGTCTTGGATAATTCCTGGTGTATCGAACATAAATGAAGTTTCGTCTAGAGGTATATCAATCATATCCAAAGTTGTTCCTGGGAATCTTGATGTTGTTACTACATCTTTCTCACCGACGCTTGCTTCAATTAATTTATTGATTAACGTTGATTTCCCTACATTTGTTGTTCCTACAATATAAACATCTTCATTTTCTCTTACTTTCGCAATTGAGCTTAATAAATCATCGATACCCCAGCCTTTTTCTGCTGAAATTAACACGACATCATCTGCTTCTAATCCATATTTTCTAGCAGTTCGTTTTAACCATTCTTTAACTCGACGCTTATTAATTTGCTTCGGTAATAAATCTAATTTATTTGCCGCTAAAATAATCTTTTTATTTCCGACAATGCGTTTGACTGCATTAATAAAAGACCCTTCAAAGTCAAATACATCAACAACATTAACGACAATACCTTTTTTATCCGCAAGACCTGATAATAATTTTAAAAAGTCTTCGCTTTCTAACCCTACATCTTGAACTTCATTATAATTTTTCAATCGGAAACAACGTCTACAAATCACGTCATCTCGGAACAGATTATGTTCTGGTACAAAACCAGGTTTATTTTTATCTTCAGATTGAAGTGGTGCACCACAACCGATACATTTTAAAATATCTGACAATCAATTTTCCTCCCATGTGATATAACCTTTTTTACTAAAATGACGCAATAATCGTCTTTCGATCAACCTATTAAACTTAGTAATAAATCCATCAGTACGTTTTACTGGAACTACCATAATTGTATATAATCCTCGACGATTCCCACCAAATACATCTGTAAGCATTTGATCTCCAATGACAACTGTTTCATCCGGCTTAATATTCATTTTAGTCATTGCTTTATCAAATGCTTTACCCATTGGTTTTCTTGCTCTAAATATAAAATCTATATCTAAGTGCTTACTAAAACTCGCAACACGTGATTCGTTGTTATTAGACACGATTGTAATAGTGATTCCTTTTTCATTAGCTTCTTTAAACCAAGCTTTAACACGTTCTGTAGGTTCTTTTACATCCCAACCTACTAATGTATTATCTAAATCTGTTATGATACCTTTCACACCTTTATCAACTAACTTATCTAAATCAATTTGAAATATAGACTGAACATATGAATTAGGCATAAAAAACTTGCGAACTAAACCCATTTAACTCACCTTTACCTTTTTATAATTGAGAAACTAATGCTTCAACTGTTTGACTAGATGATACTGCTGCTTTTTCTAAAAATGCTTCAAAACTAATTTCAGCTTCTCCATTTGCCAAGTCAGAAACAGCTCTCACAACAACAAACGGTACTTTGAACTGATAACATGTTTGCGCAATTGCTGTTGCTTCCATTTCAACCGCCATAGCATTTGGAAATACTTTTTTAATCTTCTGACGTTGTTCTACACTACCAATAAAGCTATCCCCACTCACTATCAAGCCTACTTTAGCTGATAATTGTTGTTGTTGTACAACTTGAGATACTTTTTCAATTAAAGATTTACTTGATTCAAAAGTAGCTGGCATCTGTGGTATTTGACCAAATTCATAACCAAATGCTGTTGCATCTGCATCATGATATTTTAAATCATCACTAATAAGCACGTCACCAACATTCAGACTTTCATCTAGTGCACCTGCCGAACCAGTATTAATAATAATATCAGGTTTGAATTTATTGATTAATAATGTTGTAGAAATTGCAGCATTAACCTTTCCAATTCCACTTTGGGTAATCACTACTTCTTTTTCTTGTAAAATGCCAGTATAAAATTTAACATGTGCAATTGAAATCCCGCTTAATTGTGTTAATTTATTTTTTAATATTGTAACTTCTTCTTCCATGGCACCAATTATACCAATCATTTATGATTCACCTCATTTATAAAATCCTAGCATTTGTTATTTTATCACATTTTAATCACTACCACGATAAGTATAATGATTTTCATCATAGTGCTAATATTTTGCATATTTAATTTTAATTTAATCTTCTATAAACTAACTACTTATGAAAAACTTTATTGTAGATTATTTTAGTGGTAATAATTTATTGCATTCATTTTACAAGACGAGAAAATATGATAATTTATAAAACAAAGAACACTTTATTAATCAAGATGAAAATGATATGTTTAGGTAAATAATGATGAAAATACGAGGAAATTATAATGGCACAAAATAATCAAAACAGCTATGTAACAAAGATAGCCACTTGGGGTAGTTTTATCGCAATTGCTTCATTTATTACTTTATTTGCGAGTATTTTTTTGAAATTCACTTTTGGCTTTCAGTTTTTAACACTGGTAATGAATATTTGTCGATATACTTTGATTTTAGGTTTTATAATGATGTCATTACCTGATGTTGTTGAGAAAAACATTAAGAAAATTTTATTCGATGCATTTATTATTATCGTCTTTATTTTCTTTTTACTTTAGGAATGTGAATCATTGTTACAAATGTAATCATAACTATTTCATTAATTCTTATATCTGAGGTTGAGACATAAAGTTTTTGTGCTCTGGGAAACCGATTAACGGCGTCCCAAAAGCAGGATTTTCGGCAGAAACTCTCACGATTCGACAAAATTTGGAAAACAATTTTGTTCATCGTTCTGTTCTGCTCAAATCCTAAACGCTTTTATCCCGACCTCGTTTTATTTTAGTTTATCTAACAAACATTATTGCTGGCTAAACACTTCCATAATAAACTATATATTTTTTTAATATTGCGCTAGTTATAATTAAAATCCTAAATCTCAAAATTTCTAATTTAATATAGTCGCCGTATAAAAGTCAGCTTAATATTTATAGAATTACCTTTCAATTTGTGCACAACAAAAAAGCAGCACACGAAACATGTGCCACTCTCAACAAATTTATCTTATAATCATATGTAAAAACTCGTCACTAATCTCATAAATTGTTGGCCTACTTTTAACTTTAACTAAATACTGATTGTATTTTTTTATTGTGTTATTAATTTTAACTCTACCAACGCCCAATATGTTTTCAATATCAATCAAAGATAATCTATTCCTTTTATTACTAAATAATTTATCCATTGATAAGAGATACAAAAATTCATAGTCAACCTTTTTATAATGATTTGCCAAATAGCTTGTTAATTTTTCAGTCGCATCCATTTTAGGCATCAAATCATCGAGTATTCTATCTTGTCCAACTATTAATAAATCAAGCATAATCTCAATAAATCCTGTCAAATCACCACAATTCAAATGATTTGAAGCAGTCATAAACGCCTTATAATATTTCGATTTATTTCTATTAATTACATACGAAAATGTCAACGCAGTATAGTTATCATAATAGTCACTTAAAAGCTTTGCTATTATAAATCTTCCAACTCTACCATTACCATCATAAAATGGATGAATGTATTCAAACAAATAATGACTAGCCATAATTTTAAAAGGTTCGGGTGCATCAAAATATTTTAAAAACGTCAGCATTTCACCAATATATTCAATAATTTTGGTTTCTGGTTCTAAACCTACATGTATATATTTATTCGTCGATCCATCATGCACTCCAACAAAATTTTTACGGAATAAATCCCCATCTAACTTATCTTGTTCATTTATTTCTCTCGAAACTAATTTATCATATATTTCTCTAATGTCTCTAACACTAGAGATTCTTATTTTCTGACTAAGTTCAATTTCTTTATATTGGTCTACTAGTCCTCTAAACTTTAAAAATTCTGATGATTTATTATTTAGTGCATGTGCAATTTCTTTTTTTGTACTAAATACATTTTCAATTTCATTAGTACTTTGTAACTCATCAATTAATAAATCGTTAAAATATTGTTCTCTAACTATATACGGTACAGAATTTAGTGCTCTATCGATTCTTCTACTATTTACAGATATTAATTCTTGCTTTTTTGATAAGTTTTTAGTAACCATGAAAAACAAAGGATACTTCTTATTTACAACTTTTTTCCCATTTTCCATAGGGTTAATATTGATATTAGTTTTGAATGAAGCTAAAGAATTAATTCTTTTGTAATACTCATCTTTCATTTTGATTTCATTGTATTCATGAAAAATACTTTTTAAAGTTCTATAGCTCAAATTCAATACCCCCTTACGTAAAAATGTATTTTTTGGCATGAAAATCAATTTTCAATTTATTAGATAAATTTTATCACGTTTATAATCTAAAAACTATATAAACAGTGTGCTTCCAAATTAATTCCAATATTTTATTTTCACACAACAAAAAAGCAAGACACAAAACATGTGCCACTCACTTATTCAAAATAAATTCACTTGTACAGTTTAAAATATAATTTCAATAATTAAACCTTATCTTAACCATTAAAATTAACTTCTTGTAAAATTAAAACCCTAAATTATTAGTCATTTTAAAACAACTGGAGCACTTCTTTGAATGAGAATATCCCCGTCAATATTGTAACAAGTACTGCAACGATACCAAATATGAACATCCAATTTGGGTGCTTATAATCGCCGACAATTGATTTCTTTTTACTAGCAATTAATATCGCACCTAACGTAATAGGCAATATCCAACCATTAATCGCTCCAGCAATGATTAATAAACTGATTGGTTTCCCAATGAATAAGAAAATCAATGTTGAAATCACGATAAACACAATCACAATTAAATTACTTCTTTCGTTAAATGATTTATGAAGTGTTTTTAAAAATGTTGCACTAGTATATGCAGAGCCAATTACGGATGACATAGCTGCAGCAAATAATACAATACCAAATATGTTTTTGCCAATTGGACCGATTGCATGTTCAAATACAGATGCTGGTGGGTTATCAGCACTTAACGTAACACCTGTTACAACAACACCTAAAACTGCTAAAAATAATAAAGTTCTCATAACACCAGTAGTCAAAATACCGGCAATTGCTGATTGATTTACAAAAGGCAAATATTGCTTACCTTTAATTCCCGAATCTAAAATACGATGTGCGCCCGCAAAAGTAATGTAACCACCTACAGTTCCACCAACAAGAGTAATAATTGGCAATACTAATTTCATTGGATGTTCTGGTGCAAAGGTATGTACAAATGCATCACCATAAGGCGGATTAGAAACAAACATTACATAAGCGACCACTAATATCATTACGATTCCCAGAATCATTGATACGATGTCCATAATCTTTTGTCCACTTTTACTAACAAAGATCAAAATTGCAAACACTGCAGTAATCGCTGCGCCCCATTTTACATCTAATCCAAAAATGGCATTTAAACCTAACCCAGCACCTGCAATATTACCAATGTTAAAAGCTAGTCCACCAAAAGCAATTAAAATCGAAATTACAGTACCTAATCCTGGAATAACTTTATTTGAAATTTCTTGACCCCTTAAACCAGTCACTACTAAAATGCGCCAAATATTAATTTGTGCACCTATATCAATAATGATTGATAATAAAATTGCAAATGCAAAACTAGCAAAGAATTGCGATGTAAACACTGCAGTTTGTGTTAAAAATGCTGGACCAATAGCAGAAGTTGCCATTAAGAATACTGAACCTAATAATAACCTTTTATGATTTTTAGTAAATTCAAAATCAGTTCCAGGCTGTTTATTTTTTAAATTTCTCCCCATGTTTAAGCCCCCTATAAGGATTGAATATCAATGCCTTCTTTCGTTAATATTTTTCTTATTTTTGTTACAAAATCTAAAGCATGAGCACCATCACCATGCACACAAATGGTATCTGCTTGTAACGTTATTTCTTTGTTATTTTTCGATATGACTTTATTTTCTTTGACCATTTTCAAAACTTGATTTAATGCTTCTTCAGTATCAGTGATAACCGCATTACTTTCTCTCCTACTAACTAACTGTCCATTATCCTCATATCGTCTATCAGCAAAAACTTCAGATGCAGTAATGAGCCCAACATCTTTTGCTTCAGAAATTAAAAATGAATTTGCCAAGCCAACTAAGACTAATGAGGGATCAAAGTCATACACAGCTTGTGCAATCACTCTTGCAATCGCTTTATCTTTTGCTCCCATTTGATATAACGCCCCATGTGGCTTTACGTGACTTATTCTAACTTGATTAATTTGACAAAATCCTTGTAATGCACCTAATTGATAAATCATCAGATTATAAATTTCATCTAAAGATATATCCATATTTCGTCTACCAAACCCCTTTAAATCAGGTAAACCTGGATGTGCGCCTATAGCAACGTTATGTTCTTTAGCTAGCTTAACAGTTTCACTCATTACATTTTCATCACCTGCATGAAAACCACAAGCAATATTTGCACTTGTAATTAATGGAATAATTTGATGATCACCGCCAAAGGAATAATTTCCATAAGCTTCTCCTAAATCACAATTCAAATCGACTCGCATTATAATTCCACCCCTTTTACTATTTGGTGCTTTTCTAAAAATTTGATATCAACATTTTTCGCATCACCATCGCAATAAGCTGGATAATTTAATACCGCATATAAAAAATCTGCTGTTGTTGAAAAACCTTCAATAACCATTTCATCTAATGTAACTTTTAATTTTTCAATTGCAGCAGCTCTATCACGCGATTTTACGATAACTTTTGCAACTAAAGAATCATAGTATGGTGATACTTGATAACCGTGATATAGCAAAGAGTCAACACGTACATTAAAACCTTGTGGTAAATGTAAACCGGTCACTTTACCTGGTGTTGGCATAAATTTCTTTTCTGGATTTTCAGC
This is a stretch of genomic DNA from Staphylococcus roterodami. It encodes these proteins:
- a CDS encoding divalent metal cation transporter, whose amino-acid sequence is MGRNLKNKQPGTDFEFTKNHKRLLLGSVFLMATSAIGPAFLTQTAVFTSQFFASFAFAILLSIIIDIGAQINIWRILVVTGLRGQEISNKVIPGLGTVISILIAFGGLAFNIGNIAGAGLGLNAIFGLDVKWGAAITAVFAILIFVSKSGQKIMDIVSMILGIVMILVVAYVMFVSNPPYGDAFVHTFAPEHPMKLVLPIITLVGGTVGGYITFAGAHRILDSGIKGKQYLPFVNQSAIAGILTTGVMRTLLFLAVLGVVVTGVTLSADNPPASVFEHAIGPIGKNIFGIVLFAAAMSSVIGSAYTSATFLKTLHKSFNERSNLIVIVFIVISTLIFLFIGKPISLLIIAGAINGWILPITLGAILIASKKKSIVGDYKHPNWMFIFGIVAVLVTILTGIFSFKEVLQLF
- the mtnN gene encoding 5'-methylthioadenosine/S-adenosylhomocysteine nucleosidase: MIGIIGAMEEEVTILKNKLTQLSGISIAHVKFYTGILQEKEVVITQSGIGKVNAAISTTLLINKFKPDIIINTGSAGALDESLNVGDVLISDDLKYHDADATAFGYEFGQIPQMPATFESSKSLIEKVSQVVQQQQLSAKVGLIVSGDSFIGSVEQRQKIKKVFPNAMAVEMEATAIAQTCYQFKVPFVVVRAVSDLANGEAEISFEAFLEKAAVSSSQTVEALVSQL
- the pxpA gene encoding 5-oxoprolinase subunit PxpA — encoded protein: MRVDLNCDLGEAYGNYSFGGDHQIIPLITSANIACGFHAGDENVMSETVKLAKEHNVAIGAHPGLPDLKGFGRRNMDISLDEIYNLMIYQLGALQGFCQINQVRISHVKPHGALYQMGAKDKAIARVIAQAVYDFDPSLVLVGLANSFLISEAKDVGLITASEVFADRRYEDNGQLVSRRESNAVITDTEEALNQVLKMVKENKVISKNNKEITLQADTICVHGDGAHALDFVTKIRKILTKEGIDIQSL
- a CDS encoding Fic family protein; translation: MSYRTLKSIFHEYNEIKMKDEYYKRINSLASFKTNININPMENGKKVVNKKYPLFFMVTKNLSKKQELISVNSRRIDRALNSVPYIVREQYFNDLLIDELQSTNEIENVFSTKKEIAHALNNKSSEFLKFRGLVDQYKEIELSQKIRISSVRDIREIYDKLVSREINEQDKLDGDLFRKNFVGVHDGSTNKYIHVGLEPETKIIEYIGEMLTFLKYFDAPEPFKIMASHYLFEYIHPFYDGNGRVGRFIIAKLLSDYYDNYTALTFSYVINRNKSKYYKAFMTASNHLNCGDLTGFIEIMLDLLIVGQDRILDDLMPKMDATEKLTSYLANHYKKVDYEFLYLLSMDKLFSNKRNRLSLIDIENILGVGRVKINNTIKKYNQYLVKVKSRPTIYEISDEFLHMIIR
- a CDS encoding YqeG family HAD IIIA-type phosphatase, translated to MGLVRKFFMPNSYVQSIFQIDLDKLVDKGVKGIITDLDNTLVGWDVKEPTERVKAWFKEANEKGITITIVSNNNESRVASFSKHLDIDFIFRARKPMGKAFDKAMTKMNIKPDETVVIGDQMLTDVFGGNRRGLYTIMVVPVKRTDGFITKFNRLIERRLLRHFSKKGYITWEEN